The genomic DNA CCAGAAAAATGTGTCTGGCGGGGATTAAGATATTTCGGACTCAAATTATCTGAAACCAAACACCAATGAAATTTAGTATTATGATAGATAAATACAGGTAATTATCGAAGGAATagggaaatttttgttttgtgagaAAATGGCGGcttaccaaacaaaaaaatcattttttgtgAGAAAGTTTACAATtcaaagtggcttaaaaaatcgagattattgtcaaaaatgttattcattcaATCATTACccgagatatatatataagaatgtcgtgtaaaaatttcaagccGATCGGTTTCGTCGTTTCAGAGAAATTTTCTTCACCGagtctgaaaacagcgtttcgagaaaaacgattTCAAAGTTTTGGGAGCCCATTACACTGAGTTGTCTTACAAATACGTTCacatctccaaaactatttgtcAGATCATTTTGAAATTTCCGAAGAATATCCTCCAATACATCTacatttgattttttgaaaattacaagtTGATATAAATAATTATCCCTTAAATAATTATCCCTTGATGGTTTTTGcgcttattatattttttaattcgttCACTTTTATGTTGGTTACATCTGTATGTATAAGTCACAGTACAATGATTAttgaatattagtttttttggCCTCTGGTTCTCGGTCAGTTCGTTTAGATAGTTGGGTGGTGTAGACTTTTGGTGTGTAATGTtctgtgtgtgtaggtgtgggATCGAGTATGTAATGatggtgtatgtttgtgtgtattaaTATGTGCTGTGCTGGGATTGCGCTAGTGTGGTGCATTGACGTTCAGTTTCGTGCGTTGAGTAGGAGGCGTTACTCATCTAGCcagtttaattaaataaatttaaataaacacaaccTTCGAAATCACAAATCTTTCGTAATATTGCATTCTATCAACCTTGTCATCGATCAGGCAGCTGCacctactttttttttattattttaccttACATAGTGGATGAATTAACACGTACAGCTGACTGCGTTCAGTGTTGTGTTTGTTTTGGTAAAAGGATAAACTGaatgttgtaatattttgtgttgagtgatagttttacttttataaagtcattaaaacaaataaaaacgtaaGTATCctcactttatttttatatacatatattgagagcaatttaatttttgcctAAATTACATAGAAGTAATTGCCTATTTACATTAAGTGTACGTGGCCGCACGGTATATAATTGGAGTACGTCTCTGCGACGTGAGAGTGAAAGACATTTTACGTAAACGGAGCATACAAACACGTGTTCCATACTATTTGTAACTAACTTTCATTGATCTAACTTTTATTCTACATGTTAAGTTCACCACTTACTTGCCACTTTATAATTCCgcgtatgtaaattaaaaaattgtatatttttccggtttggaaatgtttacaaaattgtttatttattaataattatgacGAGATTATCTTCACGCAAtcactccctggtcgcataccagtggagaggtaattcaaagaatataaaaaaatgaagaaaatgcgGTTACGCGCCAAAGACAAGTCCGGTGTTTTTTCGACGACAATCGCTGAGAGAAAGGGGTTGTCCGCTTCGCGGACAGATAATTTTGTACTGTTttgttgtgtagagatcctactgtgtgtgtgtatgcggctGCTTCCAATAGTgtaatgcatttgtatgtgttgtgtGGTGTATAGGTGTTTTGATGTTTCCAGGTATGGgatgtgtgccagtgttgtcttgtgagtggtgtgttgtgtttttCGGGGCGGGAAgcttaactcatttagccatcccggcccccctaggcgaatgttcagcctagcagtcgctgtagctgttgcaacgttgccacaACGTTGCTGAGTCCGGACGTGCGACGATAGTGCGGCCTACGCCTAGTCGGTGGTACGTTGTGCTGACGCCATGGACGGGACTCCGATCGGGGTGCCGTTCTTCGGCGACGTGCCACACGATTGGTTTGCTGCGGTCGGTTTGCACCGCGGATTCGTGGGGCAGGCTGCCGATTGACCTCTCGCCTCGGAGTACGGTGAAGCAACGTGTGATGCTGCCTGCCACACATTTGGCACAAAGCACCGGAGTCGCATTCCTGCGTCGTGTGTGTATGCGCCAGACAATTGTTGCAATGCCCATGCGCCTGGGCAACCTGCTGGCGTTGTGTCGGCGACATGCCCTTGAAGAGCCCACAGTGCTGCAACTTGTGTGAACGGCAACAAAGGGGGCATCGGATGCGATGGGGCGCCTCTGGTGGAGACGGAACGGCTGCGGAGGCTCGAATACTAGTACGAGCGGTGGTTGACGGTGCAGTTGCGGCTGGTGTTCGGGGCGCCGCGGTTGGCATAATCCCAAGGCGAGGCACCGTGATGGCCGATCGCATTGTTGGCGTTGGGGTGGAATGCATCTCTGTATCCATATCTATCTGTATGGAGAAAAAGGCGTGTTTAGATACGATTCAGTGGTATAGAGTATGGATATATTTCTATATGtgaccaactttatttggtttggtgatcgtactagtctacccattattttattagtatatgaTGGTAATTTGTCATgttatatttgcggttttttaattagacggatatttcgattttttttttttcttgtaggtattattgaacggatggtttactacatgcgttttcgctattatttgagattggcaggaagcatagtttaacgagcggtctggttagcgttccgtttcgagtacggaggtcaactactcgtacatgaccgtcggaaccatgatgcagcttctctatgcaaccaagtcgccattctgtagggggaagacaatcgtcatggattaagacaaaatctccaagctttggcgccttttcgggagttttccagcggtaccttttatgaaggtcctttatatactcctccttccatcggcggctgaaatcatgatggagaattttaattctttcccatctattttgtaaggatagcgactccacgcctggctcaggtatggccagaatgggtgctccttttagaaagtgccctggagtaagggctgtgagatctgagggatcttgcgagagtgccgttagtggccgtgaattgagaacggcttcaatgcaaattaataatgttgtaaattcttcataattaaatttgtagtttccagctacttttttaaagtgggatttgaagctttttacagctgattcccataaaccacccatatgaggagcgcttggagggataaactgccagttaataccttggTGAGcgtatttttgtacaatttcaggtgagacttgcCTAACAAAGTCcacgaactgtttttctgtggctctttgagctcctataaatgtcttgccattgtcgctcatgagttttgacggaaaaccgcgtcgtccgacgaagcgagcaaatgccgcgagaaaagcctcctttgtcagattcgtacatagctcgaggtgtactgcttttgtcgtaaaacagacaaagacagccacatagcctttcatgagggtgggagaccttaacatggatgcctttatctgaaaaggcccagcaaagtcgacacctgtaatggtgaaaggcagagcgaagttacagcgttccggtggaagtgctgccataatcttcGTTTGCATTttctgcttatgcatagtgcagatcttgcacatgaaaatgcatttctttattttgggcttgagtcttggaatataaaactcttgacggactatttgttgcatgaggcgatgttctgcgtgtagcaAAAGCACGTGGACATGGTGAAGGTATAAGGTGGCAAGTTGCGATTTCTCTGGGATAActatgggatgacgttcgttatacgtcaggctggaattggcaagccgaccattcgcacggagtactcctttcgtgtcaatgaatggatttaagactaagagtgagctctttttatctatcggcttcgattctcttagtaataatatttctcggctgaaataacgcgcttgcgtagatgcgataagagcgacctttgctttttgtaagtctaggtgcgtcactgtatcgcattgggagtgtaatgaagttactcccttaagtttaattttgagtcgctctatgaacttgagcatgtaagcgattaccctgagggctcggggatacgaggaaaatcgctcaaggatgtcattatcctgcgatgttgcgtgaaaggaggcgatttttcgactttctggggctattatattgcgcatgggcgattgtggccaagaatcaggagattctgttaaccatcgggggccattccaccagagggtggtggtgacaaggtgcaagggtttgcaccctcttgtccctagatcagcaggattgtcagcactggctacatgtcgccaagtggctgatcctactaggtcaagtatttgagacgttcggttcgaaatatacgtcttccatgcatgtggtggtttttctaaccatgctaatacgatttcggaatcggaccatagatataatttatattgtgccatgtttaaactcgtttgtacgatggacactagtttggctagtaatagcgctccacataattcaagtcgtggtagacttattgtttttaaaggagccacttttgcttttgctactagtaagtggcatgtggtcgcagtgtcgctttgtgtgcgaacatatatagttgcgcaatatgccttttcagaagcgtcacagaagccgtgtagttcgactttgtgctctggggcataatttacccatcgtgggatttgtatctgtgagatatcatttagattgctcgcaaactgggaccacttttctaaacgaagtggttttacttgttcgtcccagtcggttccatttaaccataattcttgtattaggattttggcttgtatcataattggcgaaagccatcctgcggggtcgaaaagttttaccacagaggatagaatttgtcgctttgttatggcggataatgcagatattgactctgtcgtgtatgaaaactggtcagatatcgcattccattggatccccagagtttttgttgt from Bactrocera oleae isolate idBacOlea1 chromosome 3, idBacOlea1, whole genome shotgun sequence includes the following:
- the LOC138856196 gene encoding uncharacterized protein; amino-acid sequence: MDTEMHSTPTPTMRSAITVPRLGIMPTAAPRTPAATAPSTTARTSIRASAAVPSPPEAPHRIRCPLCCRSHKLQHCGLFKGMSPTQRQQVAQAHGHCNNCLAHTHTTQECDSGALCQMCGRQHHTLLHRTPRREVNRQPAPRIRGANRPQQTNRVARRRRTAPRSESRPWRQHNVPPTRRRPHYRRTSGLSNVVATLQQLQRLLG